Proteins from one Methanobrevibacter thaueri genomic window:
- a CDS encoding RNA-binding protein — MAVNKNISYPVNSALFHVVDNLIISRENISFKVNKIFPDDDKDNLNVNNELRLKKYLFNEISKRYNTRIQYYGLLFNNISKSFLKNFEIFPYKIYQSKNSFSALANVYPKAFACRKCNHFISFKENEYEKFDHFDFDNCELGCGGSYEQIIQMKFCEKCGSIENLSSYCKVHKNNAKWKLLRDDKFQPITWKLECLDCSRENNNYAPKDILAQKCYHNNRSNEDPSRYTLLTATEGSIFHPIVLTTVDIPNTDYDSLYLDYILLGLYLHKFDEFLDREPCKDNDDHKQVILHINNFLDMSQNEVVMDKIDPNTKKSVEMLLDLLNELEEEFDNYSFVNINDHMVLSGSLSKDLIDSVSYNDFIKGNEKLTKEYGSFKKIYKIEQVNYLSNINLVSAVIGLNVGLNKFYEEDFVPHFEPIWDYKNESIRSYVVPFETEGLMFNLDKCEVVNWLIDLGLLDMEYVSEEDFAVNILMGMQNGSEEYYAVKTLIHTLSHILIRRSSLYTGLEEDSCGEMLFVNSASFLIYSSSSINIGGFSFVFENALFDWFEGIKRDIEDCSLDPSCIQETGACFSCLYLPEYVCSEFNMDLDRDVLIGKTNRFSKGFW, encoded by the coding sequence ATGGCGGTTAATAAAAATATTTCATATCCCGTGAATAGTGCTTTGTTTCATGTAGTGGATAATTTAATTATTTCTAGAGAAAATATTTCATTTAAAGTGAATAAAATATTCCCTGATGATGATAAAGATAATTTAAATGTTAATAATGAGTTAAGACTAAAAAAATATTTATTCAATGAAATTTCTAAGAGATATAATACGAGAATTCAGTATTATGGTTTGTTATTTAATAATATCTCAAAATCTTTTTTAAAAAATTTTGAAATATTTCCATATAAAATCTATCAAAGTAAAAATTCATTTTCAGCTTTAGCTAATGTTTATCCTAAAGCATTTGCTTGTAGAAAGTGTAATCATTTTATTTCTTTTAAGGAAAATGAGTATGAAAAATTTGATCACTTTGATTTTGATAATTGTGAATTGGGTTGTGGTGGAAGTTACGAACAGATTATCCAAATGAAATTTTGTGAAAAGTGTGGAAGTATTGAAAATTTATCTTCTTATTGTAAAGTTCATAAAAACAATGCCAAATGGAAATTATTGAGGGATGATAAGTTTCAACCAATAACATGGAAATTAGAATGTTTAGATTGTTCAAGGGAAAATAATAATTATGCTCCTAAGGATATTTTAGCACAAAAATGTTATCATAATAATCGTTCAAATGAGGATCCAAGTAGATATACTCTTTTAACGGCAACTGAAGGTTCAATTTTTCATCCTATTGTATTAACTACAGTAGATATTCCAAATACAGATTATGATTCCTTATATTTGGATTATATTCTTTTAGGATTGTATTTACATAAATTTGATGAGTTTTTGGATAGGGAACCCTGCAAGGATAATGATGACCATAAACAAGTAATATTGCATATAAACAATTTTTTAGACATGTCTCAAAATGAAGTTGTGATGGATAAAATTGATCCAAATACTAAAAAATCTGTTGAAATGTTACTAGATTTATTAAATGAATTAGAAGAAGAATTTGATAATTATTCTTTTGTTAATATTAATGATCATATGGTTCTTAGTGGTAGTTTATCTAAAGATTTAATCGATTCTGTTAGTTATAATGACTTTATTAAAGGAAATGAAAAGTTAACAAAAGAATATGGTTCATTTAAAAAGATCTATAAAATAGAACAAGTTAATTACCTTTCGAATATAAATTTAGTTTCAGCGGTAATTGGTTTAAATGTAGGTTTAAATAAATTTTATGAAGAGGATTTTGTTCCTCATTTTGAACCTATTTGGGATTACAAAAATGAATCCATCAGATCATATGTGGTTCCTTTTGAAACTGAGGGATTAATGTTTAATTTGGATAAATGTGAAGTAGTCAATTGGTTAATTGACTTAGGTTTATTGGATATGGAATATGTTTCAGAAGAGGATTTTGCTGTCAATATATTGATGGGGATGCAAAACGGCAGTGAAGAATATTATGCTGTTAAAACGTTAATTCACACATTATCTCATATTTTAATTAGGAGATCTTCTTTATATACTGGACTAGAAGAGGACTCATGTGGCGAAATGTTGTTTGTCAATTCAGCATCATTTTTAATATATTCTTCATCATCAATCAATATTGGAGGATTTTCTTTTGTTTTTGAAAATGCATTATTTGATTGGTTTGAAGGAATTAAACGAGATATTGAGGATTGTTCTTTAGATCCTTCTTGCATTCAAGAAACTGGTGCATGTTTCTCATGTTTATATTTGCCAGAGTATGTTTGTTCAGAATTTAACATGGATTTGGATAGGGATGTATTAATCGGCAAAACTAATAGGTTTTCAAAGGGCTTTTGGTAA
- a CDS encoding helicase C-terminal domain-containing protein, translated as MLQDYKNFADILASDVLSKLEGSHDDFFRFRSVNRPSRSIVIGSLADADIKNNRSKTSVKNNNMSIKFLLNQMVDSIEVTPSFCVFYRVFPTFEEQLSYVTELNDDNDKHVFAKVWKRKEFKGSPVSLNFLENNIELDLSKFIDEIYEDDLLFTATNKDEITCDSEDGYNDQLENFKGRGTYPNFEWKCKLYLNDSDLFEYDELLKLIEIGIVNLTEKGNFETFLFNCHLEINLKTNQLRPFHYSYEKNDQKKIYTNKLRTINCHAILDDENKINTIHYSRYEDPKKSPRTEKDGFKATFEKFISDECIESLEELYELMDNFNKNCEINLDNSDEFTNFQKSKENFLRGINCLKDNNNALKAFKLMNKSFLKNSNGKYSSWRLFQIVFIVSMIPEIVCKSSSREYCDLLHVMTGGGKSESYFGIVIFTIFYDRLIGKTFGVSAITKFPLRMLSIQQLQRISSLFIWAEKIRLDNKIKGYPFTVAYYVGNQDDSTFPKDNVEIIEQIRNNDEIPGKIISVCPICGEKVFLTVDEEKSLILHQCSGCERKFGLFYTDYEIFRVLPTFIVSTVDKLAAISFQERVKNIFGGKIDKCSEGHGFIVRNGECDIKGCNGENRPVNVGFNTGPSLIIQDEMHLVKEGFGTIDSHFETLYDAFSYECNGEHLKYVVMTATVNGAEKQVKELYNKKLRIFPPNLTDIGGEEFFFEYPKENDSPIINRQIIGLKPNNIDNNSAIILSLRYVSEFIKSVEEDMDFANKLGVDQDSLSKIVGSFKSMLSYHLKVSDVHNTRNFVGRNINDSNFDVYRIDSMTLTGADDLEDIKEVMQEIEDFKENDQKLQLTSATNIVSHGVDLDKWNLMFFQGIPRSTSEYIQALSRVGRKYHGLIFLWFYPNRVRDLSFYQNFNEYHKILPYKVEKVPIARWTKLGFKQTFTSIFNAAVINYLSNELEKSCFKLKDANKALKNDTNRQMVIEFIKKAYVVNNEDIGSDYFRENIEIEVDKRINHLKGYTGDEISLPYVLEDSPYTYFKTQTGMRGIQDSINVKRILPMCYR; from the coding sequence ATGTTGCAGGATTATAAAAATTTTGCGGATATTCTGGCTAGTGATGTTTTAAGTAAATTAGAGGGATCGCATGACGATTTCTTTAGATTTCGTTCTGTTAATAGACCTTCTAGATCAATTGTAATTGGTTCTTTAGCAGATGCGGATATTAAGAATAATAGGTCAAAAACTTCGGTGAAAAACAATAATATGTCTATTAAATTTTTGTTAAACCAAATGGTTGATTCAATTGAGGTTACTCCTTCATTTTGTGTATTTTATCGAGTTTTTCCAACTTTTGAAGAACAACTTTCCTACGTCACTGAATTAAATGATGATAATGATAAACATGTTTTTGCTAAAGTTTGGAAGCGAAAAGAATTTAAAGGAAGTCCTGTTTCATTAAATTTTTTAGAAAATAATATTGAATTAGATTTATCTAAGTTCATCGATGAGATATATGAAGATGATTTACTGTTTACCGCTACAAATAAAGATGAGATTACATGTGATAGTGAAGATGGGTACAATGATCAGTTAGAAAACTTTAAAGGAAGAGGTACCTATCCTAATTTTGAATGGAAATGTAAACTTTATTTAAATGATTCGGATCTATTTGAATATGATGAATTACTAAAATTAATTGAGATTGGTATTGTAAATCTTACTGAAAAAGGAAATTTTGAAACATTTTTATTTAATTGTCATTTGGAAATTAATCTAAAAACTAATCAATTAAGACCATTTCATTATTCTTATGAAAAAAATGATCAAAAGAAAATTTATACAAATAAACTTAGGACTATAAACTGTCATGCTATTTTGGATGATGAAAATAAGATTAATACAATCCATTATTCACGTTATGAAGATCCTAAAAAGTCTCCACGCACTGAAAAAGATGGTTTTAAGGCAACTTTTGAGAAGTTTATTTCCGATGAGTGTATTGAATCACTTGAAGAATTATATGAGTTAATGGATAATTTTAACAAAAATTGTGAAATTAATTTAGATAATTCTGACGAGTTCACAAATTTTCAAAAGTCTAAAGAAAATTTTTTAAGGGGAATTAATTGCTTAAAAGATAATAATAATGCATTAAAAGCATTTAAATTGATGAATAAGTCATTTTTAAAGAATTCTAATGGGAAATACTCTTCATGGAGGTTGTTCCAAATAGTTTTCATAGTTTCAATGATACCTGAAATTGTATGTAAATCAAGTTCAAGAGAGTATTGTGATTTATTACATGTAATGACTGGAGGGGGCAAATCCGAATCATATTTTGGGATTGTAATTTTCACAATTTTTTATGATAGATTGATTGGAAAAACATTTGGAGTATCTGCTATAACTAAATTTCCATTAAGAATGTTGTCTATTCAACAATTACAAAGAATTTCTAGTTTATTTATTTGGGCAGAGAAAATAAGATTGGATAATAAAATAAAAGGTTATCCTTTTACTGTAGCATATTATGTGGGAAATCAAGATGATAGCACATTTCCTAAGGACAATGTAGAAATTATTGAACAGATTAGGAATAATGATGAGATTCCTGGAAAAATTATTTCTGTTTGTCCAATTTGTGGCGAGAAAGTTTTTTTAACTGTTGATGAAGAAAAATCATTAATTTTACATCAATGTTCTGGATGTGAACGAAAATTCGGATTATTTTATACAGATTATGAGATCTTTCGTGTCTTACCAACTTTCATTGTTTCAACTGTTGATAAATTAGCTGCAATTTCTTTTCAAGAGAGAGTTAAAAATATCTTTGGTGGAAAAATAGATAAGTGTTCAGAAGGTCATGGTTTTATTGTTAGAAATGGGGAATGTGATATTAAAGGGTGTAATGGTGAGAATCGACCTGTTAATGTTGGTTTTAATACTGGTCCGTCATTAATTATTCAAGATGAAATGCACTTAGTTAAAGAAGGTTTTGGAACTATTGATTCTCATTTTGAAACATTATATGATGCATTTTCTTATGAATGTAATGGTGAACATCTTAAATATGTTGTAATGACTGCAACGGTTAATGGAGCGGAAAAGCAAGTTAAAGAATTATATAATAAAAAATTAAGAATATTCCCTCCTAATTTAACAGATATTGGGGGAGAAGAGTTTTTCTTTGAGTATCCAAAAGAAAATGATTCTCCAATTATCAATAGACAAATCATCGGTTTGAAACCTAATAATATTGATAATAACTCTGCAATAATATTATCTTTAAGATATGTTTCCGAATTTATTAAATCTGTTGAAGAAGATATGGATTTTGCTAATAAACTGGGTGTTGATCAAGATTCATTAAGTAAAATTGTGGGTTCTTTTAAAAGCATGTTATCTTATCATTTAAAAGTTTCTGATGTTCATAATACTAGGAATTTTGTAGGGAGAAATATTAATGATTCTAATTTTGATGTATATCGTATAGATTCTATGACTTTAACTGGTGCAGATGATCTAGAAGATATTAAGGAAGTTATGCAGGAAATTGAGGATTTCAAGGAGAATGATCAAAAATTACAATTAACATCTGCAACTAATATTGTTTCACATGGTGTTGACTTGGATAAATGGAACCTTATGTTTTTCCAAGGAATTCCTAGAAGTACTTCTGAATATATTCAGGCATTAAGTCGCGTAGGTAGAAAATATCATGGTTTAATTTTCTTATGGTTTTATCCTAATAGAGTTAGGGACCTTAGTTTTTATCAAAATTTCAATGAATATCATAAGATACTTCCTTATAAAGTTGAAAAAGTTCCTATAGCTCGTTGGACAAAATTAGGATTTAAACAAACATTTACATCAATTTTCAACGCAGCGGTTATTAATTATCTTTCTAATGAATTAGAAAAATCTTGTTTTAAACTAAAAGATGCAAATAAAGCTCTTAAGAATGATACTAATAGGCAAATGGTCATTGAATTTATTAAAAAAGCTTATGTTGTTAATAATGAGGATATTGGATCTGATTACTTTAGGGAAAATATTGAGATTGAAGTTGATAAAAGAATTAATCATTTAAAAGGGTATACTGGCGATGAAATCTCTTTACCATATGTTTTAGAAGATAGTCCTTATACCTATTTTAAAACTCAAACTGGTATGAGAGGTATTCAGGATAGTATTAATGTTAAACGAATATTACCTATGTGTTATAGATGA
- a CDS encoding LapA family protein, translated as MKIKTNHILIVVLVIFVIGMTMGAATAKTVTFKSKDKWQTKKTGKYKIKTRTWKIKSYSMGTYYDVDIQVLKNGKQLSSSKYLTKYKYKSNGKWHWTKWRHGGVDHGYHRYSTNHKVSQVKVRV; from the coding sequence ATGAAAATAAAGACCAATCATATTCTTATTGTCGTATTGGTTATTTTTGTCATTGGAATGACTATGGGTGCGGCTACAGCAAAGACCGTAACTTTCAAGTCAAAAGACAAATGGCAAACCAAAAAAACTGGAAAATATAAGATTAAGACAAGAACATGGAAAATTAAAAGCTATAGTATGGGCACTTACTATGACGTGGACATTCAAGTTCTTAAAAACGGTAAGCAATTAAGCAGCAGTAAATACTTGACAAAATACAAGTATAAATCCAATGGCAAATGGCACTGGACAAAATGGAGACATGGCGGTGTTGATCATGGATACCATAGGTACAGCACCAATCACAAAGTCAGTCAGGTTAAAGTGAGAGTTTAA
- a CDS encoding peptidoglycan-binding protein, with protein sequence MEMKFKKSFSTLILLLCVLFTMTCAFAGDVNDTMAVSLDNSQMEMSQDDENSEVIFADEAQTIGETDDGTFAALESKINAGYGSTITLENNYTYEGSGYTNGIKIERSITIDGKGHTIDADGKARIFDVENGVVTLKNIVFKNGYQSFFYGGGAVRVKTIDCVIDNCTFIDNSAPKGGAIEYQGGWNNVTNCTFIGNYAQQGGSAIYLGAANCMSISRCLFIGNEIGGSQADSSKINNNIFIFSGASFDFTFNLDLNNNWFGNNAYYYDEAPQDNMNAWLFLNATAEPDEIPFSGTSDVTFKLYLYNASSGKVLDYDNSLLPEFLMTLFASNGKLSDYENVTLGQKVQFTGTALGVGTVGLAMDDYSFEIEIPITQMKTEIAADDVTSSYNDNKNLVITLKDANGKPVAGASISVDLKGVKKYTTDAKGQVKVSTKGLAPDKYVAKIAFAGNDNYTASSKEVKVTVNKLASKITAKAKTFKTTVKTKKFTVTLKDETGKSIKKAQVTLKVNGKTYEATTNSKGKATFKIAKLTKKGTYKATVTFKGDAYYNKATKKVNIKVKAAFKTVSKGSKDKATVKKIQRALKKNGYYLSYKGHYLMVDGIYHDCTVRAVKQFQKAKGLKVTGKVDEKTAKKLGII encoded by the coding sequence ATGGAAATGAAGTTTAAAAAGAGCTTTTCAACATTAATATTGCTCCTTTGCGTCCTGTTCACCATGACCTGTGCCTTTGCAGGTGATGTGAATGACACGATGGCGGTCAGTTTGGACAATTCGCAAATGGAAATGTCACAAGATGATGAGAACAGTGAAGTCATTTTCGCTGATGAGGCCCAAACAATCGGTGAAACTGATGATGGAACATTTGCAGCTTTGGAAAGCAAAATCAATGCGGGCTACGGTTCAACAATAACATTGGAAAACAATTATACATATGAAGGTTCTGGATACACCAACGGAATCAAGATTGAACGCAGCATAACAATCGACGGTAAAGGTCACACTATCGATGCCGACGGCAAGGCAAGAATATTCGATGTTGAGAATGGTGTGGTGACACTTAAAAACATAGTTTTCAAAAATGGATATCAAAGCTTCTTTTATGGAGGGGGTGCTGTTCGCGTTAAGACAATTGACTGTGTTATTGACAACTGCACATTCATTGACAATTCAGCCCCTAAAGGAGGAGCCATTGAATATCAGGGAGGATGGAACAATGTGACTAACTGCACTTTCATAGGCAACTATGCCCAACAGGGTGGAAGTGCCATATATTTGGGTGCCGCCAATTGCATGTCAATTTCAAGATGCCTGTTCATAGGAAATGAGATTGGAGGATCTCAGGCTGATTCGTCTAAAATCAATAACAACATTTTCATCTTTTCAGGTGCTTCTTTCGACTTTACATTCAATCTCGACTTAAACAACAACTGGTTTGGAAACAATGCTTATTATTATGATGAAGCGCCACAGGATAACATGAACGCCTGGCTGTTTTTAAATGCAACAGCTGAACCTGATGAAATTCCATTTTCAGGCACTTCAGATGTCACATTCAAGCTGTACTTATATAACGCATCTTCCGGTAAAGTCTTAGACTATGACAATTCCCTGTTGCCTGAGTTTCTCATGACACTCTTTGCCTCCAACGGGAAACTCAGTGATTATGAAAACGTCACCCTCGGCCAAAAAGTCCAGTTCACAGGAACCGCTCTTGGAGTTGGAACAGTCGGTCTGGCGATGGATGATTATTCATTTGAAATTGAAATTCCAATCACACAGATGAAAACAGAGATTGCAGCCGATGACGTAACCTCATCATACAATGACAACAAAAACCTTGTCATAACCTTAAAGGACGCAAACGGCAAGCCTGTGGCAGGAGCTAGCATAAGCGTTGACTTGAAAGGTGTTAAAAAATACACAACCGATGCAAAAGGACAGGTTAAGGTGTCAACCAAGGGCCTTGCTCCGGATAAGTATGTGGCAAAGATTGCATTTGCAGGAAATGACAACTATACTGCATCATCAAAAGAGGTCAAGGTCACAGTCAACAAGCTGGCATCAAAAATAACCGCCAAGGCAAAAACCTTCAAAACTACTGTTAAAACCAAGAAATTCACTGTAACATTGAAGGATGAGACAGGTAAATCAATCAAAAAAGCCCAAGTTACATTGAAAGTCAACGGTAAGACATACGAGGCCACAACCAACAGCAAGGGCAAGGCGACCTTCAAGATTGCCAAGTTGACCAAGAAGGGAACCTACAAGGCAACAGTCACATTCAAGGGTGATGCATACTACAATAAGGCAACCAAGAAAGTGAATATTAAGGTCAAGGCAGCCTTCAAGACAGTTTCCAAAGGAAGCAAGGACAAGGCAACAGTCAAAAAGATTCAAAGGGCACTGAAAAAGAACGGATACTATCTGTCATACAAGGGCCACTACCTAATGGTTGACGGAATCTACCATGACTGCACTGTCAGGGCCGTCAAGCAGTTCCAAAAAGCCAAGGGACTGAAAGTGACCGGTAAGGTTGATGAGAAGACTGCCAAGAAACTTGGTATAATCTAA
- a CDS encoding DUF2283 domain-containing protein yields the protein MKGNADNSFEVDYRYDYAYDVLAIKVTRPFKYDKTVEMDEGVLLDFDEDNVPVSLEILDASKRLNVPKYSLKNLIDFKMSVSVDDKSICVCANFKVMLHNSEQTPVLESFTSNYSNIPSMETEFATA from the coding sequence ATGAAAGGAAACGCAGATAATTCTTTTGAAGTGGATTACAGATATGATTATGCATATGATGTTTTGGCAATTAAAGTTACCAGACCATTTAAATATGATAAGACTGTTGAAATGGATGAAGGGGTTTTGTTGGATTTTGATGAAGATAATGTTCCAGTGTCTTTAGAGATTCTTGATGCTTCCAAAAGACTAAATGTTCCAAAATATAGTTTGAAGAATTTAATTGATTTTAAAATGAGTGTTTCAGTGGATGATAAATCCATATGTGTATGTGCTAACTTTAAGGTTATGTTACACAATAGCGAACAGACTCCTGTTTTAGAATCATTTACCAGCAACTATTCAAATATACCTTCTATGGAAACTGAATTTGCAACTGCTTAA
- a CDS encoding Fic family protein: MFDPQFKYTDKIVKYIAQIASAKEIISNAKIIPLYDTKLKQDALIKSSHYSTSIEGNPLNLEEVKTLINNNQKPTTKAEQEVLNYFNVLNNLNKYSDKIITKNTILSVHKDLTKDLLKNQEYEGKFRDTRVFIGNLHTKKINYIPPDAYKVPGLIDELLDWLNNSTDEMYPVIIAGILHYELVRIHPFIDGNGRTSRLMATLILSIHKFNIDNYFTLDEYYNQDRQAYVDALKSADKNHDLTNWLEYFCQGVLYSIDKVKSEVLKLDQITSKYDNTIELTPNEISVLTLLEEKKHIQNKDIQEMLNISPQASYKIIRKLKNKELIKSTGKGRNTEYNLR; encoded by the coding sequence ATGTTTGATCCTCAGTTTAAGTATACCGATAAAATTGTAAAGTATATTGCACAAATCGCTTCAGCTAAAGAAATTATTAGCAATGCAAAAATTATCCCATTATATGACACTAAATTGAAACAGGATGCTCTAATTAAGTCTTCACATTATTCAACATCAATAGAAGGAAATCCTTTAAACTTGGAAGAAGTAAAAACATTAATCAATAACAATCAAAAACCAACAACAAAAGCAGAACAAGAGGTATTGAATTATTTCAATGTATTGAACAATTTAAATAAATATTCAGATAAAATCATTACTAAAAACACAATTTTATCTGTTCATAAAGATCTCACTAAAGACTTATTAAAAAATCAAGAATATGAAGGTAAATTCAGGGACACTCGTGTATTCATTGGTAATTTACACACTAAAAAAATAAATTATATTCCTCCGGATGCTTATAAAGTACCTGGTTTGATAGATGAGCTATTGGATTGGTTAAACAATTCAACAGATGAAATGTATCCGGTCATTATCGCAGGAATTCTTCATTATGAATTAGTACGTATACATCCATTTATTGATGGAAACGGACGTACCAGCCGACTTATGGCAACATTAATATTGTCAATCCATAAGTTTAATATTGATAACTACTTCACCTTGGACGAATATTACAATCAAGATAGGCAAGCTTATGTTGATGCGCTAAAAAGTGCAGATAAAAACCATGATTTAACAAATTGGTTGGAATATTTCTGTCAAGGTGTGCTATATTCAATTGATAAAGTTAAATCTGAAGTATTGAAGTTAGATCAAATCACATCAAAATATGACAATACTATTGAATTAACCCCAAATGAAATTTCTGTATTGACTCTTCTTGAAGAAAAAAAGCATATTCAAAATAAGGATATTCAAGAGATGTTAAACATTTCCCCTCAAGCCAGTTATAAAATTATTAGAAAATTAAAAAATAAAGAATTAATTAAAAGCACAGGAAAAGGTAGAAATACTGAATATAATTTAAGATAA
- a CDS encoding sodium-dependent transporter translates to MTERAQWDSSLSFIFAMIGAAVGLGNIWRFSYVLYSNGGGSFFIPYLIAIAIMGIPFLILEYGVGFSFKESYSKIMSDINPKFEVIAWILVLFVFVVTIYYMVILSWDLVYLASSFTFSWGTDAAQYFVSNVGGSSNLSNASFLLIPTTVGVLLLWVILWFISHRNVDKGIGKVSKILIPALFVIMGCIIVYALTLPGAGIGISTLLTPDWAKLMDINIWLAAFAQIIFSLSMGQAIAVTYASYLPENSKLIDNVLIVVASNSLFEICTAFGVFSILGYMSYTGGTPMVQLITEGTGLIFIVFPMIFNIMGPIGRILAPLLFLAILFAGITSALGFFEPMLNSTSEKLGWSRRRTATILSIVGCVFSLILTTGISSYLVGIIDGFVNEFGILLLIGIQCIIFAWFYGVDRFLPALNEHSTFKVGKIWSFVIKYLLPVVLIIMWIIGIINLFSNAAQFEIIIDLIIIVAVLVVAAVMYKVKPAND, encoded by the coding sequence ATGACAGAACGTGCACAATGGGATTCATCATTATCATTCATTTTTGCTATGATAGGGGCTGCCGTTGGACTAGGGAATATTTGGAGATTTAGTTATGTGCTCTATTCTAATGGTGGGGGATCATTCTTCATCCCTTATCTGATAGCTATAGCCATTATGGGAATTCCATTTTTAATTTTAGAGTATGGTGTGGGATTCTCATTTAAGGAATCCTATTCAAAGATTATGTCGGACATTAATCCAAAATTTGAGGTTATTGCTTGGATTTTGGTATTGTTTGTATTTGTGGTTACAATTTATTATATGGTTATTCTCAGTTGGGACCTTGTTTATCTTGCAAGCAGTTTCACATTCAGCTGGGGAACCGATGCCGCCCAGTACTTCGTAAGCAATGTTGGTGGAAGTTCCAACCTTTCAAATGCCAGTTTCTTGCTTATTCCAACTACAGTCGGCGTTTTACTGTTATGGGTAATATTATGGTTCATTTCCCATAGAAACGTTGATAAGGGTATCGGTAAGGTTTCAAAAATACTTATCCCTGCGTTGTTTGTCATAATGGGATGTATCATCGTTTACGCCTTGACCTTGCCTGGTGCTGGAATCGGTATCAGCACTCTGCTTACCCCTGACTGGGCTAAGCTAATGGACATCAACATATGGCTTGCGGCATTTGCACAAATCATCTTCTCATTGAGTATGGGACAGGCCATTGCCGTTACATATGCAAGCTATCTGCCTGAAAACTCAAAACTGATCGACAACGTACTGATTGTTGTCGCTTCAAACTCACTGTTTGAGATTTGTACAGCATTTGGTGTATTCTCCATTTTGGGTTACATGTCCTATACCGGTGGAACACCGATGGTTCAGCTGATTACTGAAGGAACCGGACTGATATTCATCGTATTCCCAATGATTTTCAACATCATGGGACCTATCGGAAGAATATTGGCACCATTGCTGTTCCTGGCCATTTTATTTGCAGGAATCACTTCCGCACTCGGATTTTTCGAGCCGATGTTGAATTCCACCAGTGAAAAACTTGGCTGGTCAAGGAGAAGGACAGCAACAATATTGTCCATTGTCGGTTGTGTATTCTCATTGATTTTAACAACAGGTATCAGCAGTTATCTGGTCGGTATCATTGACGGATTTGTGAACGAATTCGGTATCTTGCTCCTTATTGGAATCCAATGTATCATATTCGCTTGGTTCTATGGAGTGGACCGCTTCCTGCCTGCATTGAATGAACATTCAACTTTCAAAGTGGGAAAAATATGGTCCTTTGTAATCAAATACCTGCTTCCGGTCGTATTGATTATAATGTGGATTATAGGTATTATCAATTTGTTCTCAAATGCTGCCCAATTCGAGATAATTATTGATTTGATTATTATTGTTGCAGTATTGGTCGTTGCGGCCGTAATGTATAAAGTTAAACCAGCAAATGATTAA
- a CDS encoding DUF4258 domain-containing protein has translation MGETTGIDWCFENRHFINRLSENGISREYVVDCLMTEEPITYEHVEAEKYAVVYNAPPGKDYKEIRLLLACKGNSIDLVTVMRNNETTTNRQNRQYQSEKKKSIEKKRLKALSKRKW, from the coding sequence ATGGGAGAGACAACAGGCATAGACTGGTGCTTTGAAAACAGGCACTTCATCAACAGGCTATCCGAAAACGGCATATCACGGGAATATGTTGTCGATTGCCTGATGACGGAAGAGCCGATTACCTATGAGCATGTTGAAGCCGAAAAATATGCAGTTGTCTATAACGCCCCTCCAGGAAAGGATTACAAAGAGATAAGATTGCTGTTGGCATGCAAGGGAAATTCAATTGACCTTGTCACCGTCATGAGAAACAATGAAACAACAACCAATCGCCAGAACAGGCAATATCAGTCTGAAAAGAAAAAAAGCATTGAGAAAAAACGCCTTAAGGCATTGTCAAAAAGAAAATGGTAA